CACACCTCCGGCGTGACCTCCTGCGTGGTGGCCGGGGTGGTCCTGGGCGGCCGGGGCGACCGGCTCACCAACGCCCGCATCCGCCTCCAGCTGCACGCCGTGTACGGCACGGTCGTCTTCCTCCTGGAGAGCGTGGTCTTCAGCCTCATAGGGCTGGCCCTGCCCGCCCAGGTACGGGCCCTGGCGGACGGCGACCGTTCCTGGCCGCTGTACGCCCTGGCGGTCGCCGCCACCCTCATAGCCGTACGGCTTCTCTGGCTGGCCCCCCTCTCGGCGGTCGTGCAGCGCAAGGGCGGGATCGGCCGGCCGAACTGGCGGGTGCCGATGGTGCTGACCTGGGCGGGCACGCGCGGGGTGATGCCGCTGGCCGCCGCGCTGTCCATCCCCGAGGTCGCGAAGAACGGCAGCCCGCTCACCGACCGGCCACTGGTGCTGGTCCTGACCACGTCGGTCGTGGTCGTCACCCTCGTCGTCCAGGGCTTCACCCTCGCCCCGGTCGTCCGCGCCTCCGGCATCGCCCTGGAACCCGCGCACACCGCCCGCGAGGAGGCCCAGGCCCGCTCCCACCTCGCCCACGCGGGCCTGGCCCGGCTGGAGGAACTGGCCGAGCTGGAGGTCGTACCCGAGGTCGTCCTGGACCGCCTGCGCCGGGGACTTACCGCCCGCCTCGACGACGCGGAGGGCGCCGACTCCGAGTCCGCCGACCGCGTCTACCGCCAGCTGCGGCGCGATCTGATCGCCGTGGAGGCGGGCGAGCTGCAGCGGCTCTACGACGCCCACACCATCAGCGACACGACCCGGCGCAGGCTGCAGCGGGCGCTGGACCTGGAGGAGGCCCGGCTCTCGGACGTGTAGCCCTGGGCCCGGCGGTGAGGTCGCACACCGGGTCCCAGCCCGCCGAAGAGGGCTTCAGCACACTGAAACCCGCAGGTGGGCGGCGGGAGCGGCCCGGCCTTTAGGCTTCCTCCTGTGGGAACGTCGCTTCGGAAAGAGGTCCCGTTGAGCTTCTGGTCGATCTACCAGCACGGCTTCGCGCGCGTCGCCGCGTGCACGGGCCACACCGTCATCGCCGACCCGCCCGCCAACGCGGAGGCGGTCCTGCGCCACGCGCGCCGCTGCGCCGAGGAGGGCGTCGCCGTCGCCGTGTTCTCGGAGATGTGCCTGTCCGGGTACGCGATCGACGACCTGCTGCTGCAGGACGCGCTGCTCGACGACGTCGAGACGGCGCTCGCCACGATCGTCGCCGAGTCGGCGGACCTGCTGCCGGTGCTGGTCGTCGGCGCCCCGCTGCGCCATCGCGACCGCGTCTACAACTGCGCGGTGCTCGTGCACCGCGGCCGGATCCTGGGCGTCGTACCGAAGTCGTACCCGCCGAACTACCGGGAGTTCTACGAGCGCCGGCAGATCGCCGCGGGTGACGACGAGCGCGGCGGATCGATTCGGCTCGGCGGCGCGGACGTGCCGTTCGGCGTGGATCTGCTCTTCGCGGCTGCGGACGTGCCGGGGCTGGTGGTGCACGCGGAGATCTGCGAGGACATGTGGGTGCCGGTGCCGCCGAGCGCCGAGGCGGCGCTGGCCGGGGCGACCGTCCTCGTCAACCTCTCGGGCAGCCCGATCACGGTCGGCCGGGCCGAGGACCGCAAGCTGCTGTGCCGCTCGGCGTCCTCCCGCTGCCTCGCCGCCTACGTCTACGCGGCGGCCGGTCTCGGCGAGTCGACCACCGACCTGTCCTGGGACGGCCAGACCCTGATCTACGAGAACGGGATGCTGCTGGCCGAGAGCGAGCGGTTCCCGCTGGGCGAGCAGTACGCGGTGGCCGACGTGGACCTCGATCTGCTGCGGCAGGAACGGCAGCGGATGGGCACGTTCGGCGAGAACCGCCGCACCCACGCCGCGCGCACCGACGGCTTCCGCACGGTGTCCTTCGAACTCGCCCCGCCGGCCACCACCGACCTCGGTCTGCGCCGCCGCGTGGAACGTTTCCCCTTCGTCCCCGCCGACGCCGAGCGCCTGGCCCTGGACTGCTACGAGGCGTACAACATCCAGGTCGCGGGGTTGCAGCAGCGCCTCGCATCGATCGGCGGCCCCAAGGTGGTCATCGGTGTCTCCGGCGGCCTGGACTCCACGCACGCGCTGATCGTCGCCGCCCGGGCGATGGACCGCGCCGGCCGCCCGCGCAGCGACATCCTCGCCTTCACCCTGCCCGGCTTCGCCACCAGCGACCACACCAAGGACAACGCGCACAAGCTGATGCGGGCCCTCGGCGTCACCGCGGCGGAGCTGGACATCACGCCGACCGCACGGCTGATGCTGAAGGAGATCGGTCACCCCTTCGCGGCCGGCGAGCCGGTGTACGACGTCACCTTCGAGAACGTCCAGGCGGGCCTGCGCACCGACTACCTGTTCCGGCTGGCCAACCAGCGCGGCGGCATCGTGCTCGGCACCGGCGACCTCTCCGAGCTGGCGCTCGGCTGGTCGACGTACGGTGTCGGCGACCACATGAGCCACTACAACGTCAACTCCGGCGTGCCCAAGACGCTGATCCAGCACCTGATCCGCTGGGTCATCGGCAGCGAGCAGTTCGACGAGGAGACGGGGGAGATCCTGGCCGCGATCCTCGACACCGAGATCAGCCCCGAGCTCGTACCCGGCGAGGAGCTGCAGTCCACCGAGTCGAAGATCGGCCCGTACGCGCTGCACGACTTCACCCTCTTCCACGTCCTGCGCTACGGCTTCCGCCCCTCGAAGATCGCCTTCCTCGCCTGGCACGCCTGGCACGACCGCAAGGCCGGCGCCTGGCCGCCCGGCTTCCCGGAGAACAAGCAGAGCGCCTACGACCTGGCGGAGATCCGGCACTGGATGGAGGTCTTCATCCGCCGCTTCTTCGCGTTCTCCCAGTTCAAACGCTCAGCCATCCCCAACGGCCCCAAGGTCTCGGCAGGCGGCTCCCTCTCCCCCCGCGGCGACTGGCGCGCCCCGTCGGACGGCACGGCCCAGGCTTGGCTGCGGGATCTGGAGCGGGTCGGCACCGAGGCTCCCTGAGGGGCTCGGGGAACTCAGGTCATCACGGGTGCCAGCGCGCGCAGGATGCGTGCGAGGTCGTCCGGCGCGGCGGCGATCCGC
Above is a genomic segment from Streptomyces fodineus containing:
- a CDS encoding NAD(+) synthase, translating into MSFWSIYQHGFARVAACTGHTVIADPPANAEAVLRHARRCAEEGVAVAVFSEMCLSGYAIDDLLLQDALLDDVETALATIVAESADLLPVLVVGAPLRHRDRVYNCAVLVHRGRILGVVPKSYPPNYREFYERRQIAAGDDERGGSIRLGGADVPFGVDLLFAAADVPGLVVHAEICEDMWVPVPPSAEAALAGATVLVNLSGSPITVGRAEDRKLLCRSASSRCLAAYVYAAAGLGESTTDLSWDGQTLIYENGMLLAESERFPLGEQYAVADVDLDLLRQERQRMGTFGENRRTHAARTDGFRTVSFELAPPATTDLGLRRRVERFPFVPADAERLALDCYEAYNIQVAGLQQRLASIGGPKVVIGVSGGLDSTHALIVAARAMDRAGRPRSDILAFTLPGFATSDHTKDNAHKLMRALGVTAAELDITPTARLMLKEIGHPFAAGEPVYDVTFENVQAGLRTDYLFRLANQRGGIVLGTGDLSELALGWSTYGVGDHMSHYNVNSGVPKTLIQHLIRWVIGSEQFDEETGEILAAILDTEISPELVPGEELQSTESKIGPYALHDFTLFHVLRYGFRPSKIAFLAWHAWHDRKAGAWPPGFPENKQSAYDLAEIRHWMEVFIRRFFAFSQFKRSAIPNGPKVSAGGSLSPRGDWRAPSDGTAQAWLRDLERVGTEAP
- a CDS encoding Na+/H+ antiporter codes for the protein MRSVGTVLALVVLATVVATFARRWRIPAPSLLVVAGLAVALLPGTPQIQISPQIIGLVVLPPLLYASAEDMPWRELRAVWKPVGILAIGLVLASAAAVAAVAAWVTPLSWQMAFVLGAVLASTDPVAVTALGRRLALPPRVQVLVQAESLFNDATSLVLVRVAAGIAIASAAANWGAASGEFFLLAGGGTVIGTAVAAVIALIRRRTEDPVLETVTALVTPYAAYLLAEAAHTSGVTSCVVAGVVLGGRGDRLTNARIRLQLHAVYGTVVFLLESVVFSLIGLALPAQVRALADGDRSWPLYALAVAATLIAVRLLWLAPLSAVVQRKGGIGRPNWRVPMVLTWAGTRGVMPLAAALSIPEVAKNGSPLTDRPLVLVLTTSVVVVTLVVQGFTLAPVVRASGIALEPAHTAREEAQARSHLAHAGLARLEELAELEVVPEVVLDRLRRGLTARLDDAEGADSESADRVYRQLRRDLIAVEAGELQRLYDAHTISDTTRRRLQRALDLEEARLSDV